In Carassius carassius chromosome 38, fCarCar2.1, whole genome shotgun sequence, the genomic stretch aatgtgaaaaagctctacctcctttagtggactttgctatcctaggaactaccaaaagtccagcgttttgtgaccttagggagcgtgatgggttgtagcgtgggagaaggctagttaggtacgcaggagctaaaccatttagggccttataggtaagtaatgataatttgtaactgatacggaacttaataggtagccagtgcagagactgtaaaattgaggtaatatgatcatattttcttgacctggttaggactctagctgctgcattttggactacctgtagcttgtttattgacgaagcaggacaaccaccaagaagtgcattacaatagtccagtctagaggtcataaatgcatgaactagcttttctgcatcagaaacagataacatgtttcgtagcttggcaatgtttctaagatggaagaatgcagtttttgtaacattggaaatattattttcaaaagacaaattgctgtctaatataacacccagatttctgactgtagaggaagtaacagtacatccgtctagttgcagattttaatctacaagattctgtgtggtgttttttggtccaataattaatatctctgtcttatccgaatttaattggagaaaattatttgtcatccaatcttttacatttttaacacactctgttagcttagataattgggaagtttcatctggtctcgttgagatatatagctgagtatcatcagcataacagtggaagctaattccgtattttctaataagattaccaaggggcaacatgtatattgaaaatagaaggggacctaggacggatccttgtggcactccatattttactgatgataaatgagatgacaccccatttaagtaaacaaaatggtagcgatcggacaagtaggatctaaaccatcttagagcctgcctttGAAATAACATGTACAGAACGTTAGCTGAGAATGTTAGCTGGGAAgtaataatgtttaaaatgttttagaaaaaaaaaaggttctgtgAATTTCTGTGATAACTTTTTTGTTATCAAAACTGTATTAAAGACCAGACAGCTTTAAACGAGTGATCTATTCAAGTTACCGTACCTACCAGAACGTCAGCCAAAGTTCCCCAATAACCACCAAATCAGCAATAAATCCGCGTAAAAGCGAATTTCCAAAATGAACACCAACTTTTGTAATCTGCTGCTATATTTAAATAACTTAGAAACTATTAAACATGAGCACGAACATGAGACGTTCAttgaatacattatttattatgatATATAGTGATAATAATCTAGAAGCGCGCGCAATAGATCAAAGACAAGAGTTACTCACATGTGTGGCATCAGGTTTTTTCCAGATCGGGATGCTGCATTAATTCCATAAATTAGTATGATTAAAGAGTAAAATAACACATCCATCCTCACACGCTGATCTGAAAGACTCCTGCGCCTAAATATCACACTTAAGGGGTTAAAACAAACTTAGTTCACATATGAACGCGCGTGGAGAGCGCACTGAAAGCGAGGCAGCAGATGACAGATGAGGAAAAGGCTCTCAGATCCACCTCAGACACCAACCGAGATCCAAATACCTTCTGGACACTCTGTCTTCCTGCAGCAGCAGTGAAGGGAATGTCCTTTGCGAGGAACGAAACAAATACAGAGCTGACTGACTAACAAATGAGAGGAAAGCTCGTTACTTCGGTCTGATTTACTGCATCACTTCAAAGAAAGCACTTTATTACAGATTTCAGGTTCCAAATGATGGTCATTTTGTAATGAACTCACTTTTTTCAATGTTCAGAGCACTGAGGAACAGCCAAACACCTGATAATGCCAGCAATGAAGTCTGAGAGCACATATAAAAAAACATCagtgcttatttattattatttaaacccgcaaataaagttttaaataataaataatataaataaataataaaatgtttttttttctggacgtTCTAAAACaacgtttaaaaaacaaaataaatgttttattattttaattttttttattattaatttaaaatattaatacacttACTTATAACAAAATCTATAAAACtgttatggcaaaaaaaaaacatatcttattatatatttcataatatttaaatatttcgtAAATAGTATAATACAAATTTTTAACTTCATCTTTTGACAGTTGTTCtgcttttaatatttgaaatattatcaTCATGATTTGAaaggaaaatcttttttttttaattaaattagaatttttttttttttttaataaaagcattttcactgGTCTCAGACTTTTTGGATGCCACTTGAAACAACAGCAAATCATCACTGCATTACTCATATTCTAAAACCTTcaccatgtgacatcagaagtTCTCCTCTTACAGAACGGGCCAGTCGAAGGGTCACTGGGCCACAGCCGAAGGAGAGCATGATGGGTCGTATGCATGGAGGAAGGATCCAGAGGTCAGCGCTGGGATCAGGGATTCTGGGGCAACAGAACCTGGAAAACATTCCCTAACAGCACTGATCTGACTCTAGAGGTCAGTGCCATCCAGGGTTCAACACCTCTGCCATGATCACAGTGTGGTTCCACACTAAAACACACCTTAAAAACAATGGCTGGTATTCTGAGCACATGTGGACGTGTCACTCCAGGAATACTGTGTTGAAatcttttcaaaaatgtttttaaaaattaggAGAAAAACATTGTGGATCGAGACATTAACATTCTTTGGTCTTCGCAGATCATTTGTAATGCCTTTCCTAAGGAAGACAGAGCAGTTTTGGATAATGTATACcaatactgtagtcttaaattgCTATAATAAATCAATAACATTTGTCATTTAAGACTTCAAAGGTCATAAATGTAGCAAATGaaacataaatttaaattttattgaaaagtgctttattaaaatgtactcTTATGAGATGGAGGATTCTGAATAAATGAAATGCAAGATTTAATATCAGCTGGAATCCTAAATTGTAATTATTGGCTTATGATAATTACTTGCAATGATGTAATGAAGTAATttgaaaactctgcatttgagTACCTTACGTATCAGTTTGACAACATGATCTCATTTTGAGAGACtgcatttgatatttattttatataattttttattaaaattatgtcgACCTAAACAAATGTCAAATATTGTAAGACTCATTTGGCCCTGTCTGGAAGTTTGCAGAGGCCCCGTTTAAGAATCACTGCACTACACCATTAAAATGAACTAATAAAGGTCAAAAGGTGATTACAAGCAGTGAAAACCTAATTAAAATAAACCGTTTTCCTATTCTGACGAGCAAATCACGTTTTTTGGTCTCCGATTAATGGGTTATTTGTATTCTGCTGACATCTTCAGGTTACAAAGAGAATTGCACGTGTTTAAAAGCATGGTAAGTGATATTTGGAAAACCCACATCTCTATTTTGATGAGGCAAATGATGAACCATGAACTTTCAAATATCCACCTCCTTTTGCTGACCAATGCCTCGGCGTGGACCTCTGCTTTAAGCACAATTTCGACACTTTTGCAACAGCCCCTCAGTTTTTGTCCCTGGTTGTACTCTCTGCTGATGCAAAGTATGATTCATTTCTGCAAACCGGTTCTTGTCGGACAGATCGGCTCATTGAACCGACTCGAAAGCCGATTAATCGGTTCCTGACGTCATCAAGCAATAACGTCTCTAAGCATTTCTTTTAACAATTCAGTGCAATCTTGTATCAATGAAAAATTGAAAAAGTAATTTGTGTCAACACAGGCTattgaaacagttctactcagccgtcattgagtcagtcctgtgtacttcaattactgtctggtttggttcagctacaaaatcagatatcagaagactacagagaactgttcggactgctgaaaggattattggtgctcccctgcccaccctccaagaactgtacacatccagagtgaggaaaaggactcagaaaatcactctggatccctcacatccaagtcaccccatctttgaacttttgccatctggccggcgcctcagagccgcaaatacaagaacagcaaggcacaagaatagtttcttcccccaggcaatctacctcatgaacagttaaatgtttcccacttaaacttatgcaaaaatgtgcaatatccttatatttatttgttacccctccatcctagaacattcctgcatctcactcaatcctattccattatcatttatagcacaattgtttatacacttatttatttgccaatttgtaaatctcctgtaattttttttttttttttttttttttttgtctgtgtgttgttgtctctgtttactggaagcttatgtcactaaaacaaattccttgtatgcgcaagcatacttggcaataaagctctttctgattctgattctgattctgaaacattaaaaaaaatattatttaaagttatttattttaaatcatattacTTATTATTACCACATAATTCACTTAGCCTAAGTTAATGGTGTTTGTGGTCACAGTTCATTCGCGGATCCTTCATGTCAGATACGACTGACTGACCAATATTGACTAGCGTACAACTTAAGATTCCTTAAAGTTTCATATCTTAAGCACAAGTTACAGACATTGATGCTCAAACGCGGATATGTTCTACATGTCTACAGTATAAATAACTGATAAACCAGTCCTTGATTTCGCTTAAGCAACTTTAAATATGCATTCACAATTACCTATTGTTCAATTTATTTACATCACTCGACAGAAGGGTTTTTgcagtttttaataaaatgtaaatgacacAGTACGCGCCTCAGGTTTGCAGGGTATTGTCAACTCGCTCATCAGAATCTTCGGAAATCCTCGGCAAACTTCGCCACGGCTCATTCGGTTCTTGTCCTCAGTAATCCTCTGCCAACTTCGACAGTTGGTTGAACAGGCTCAATGGGTTCTTTTTGAGTAGGACATGCTGTGCCTCGTGCGTCATCAACCCATCAAAgttcgattcagttcgatttgtgaACATACCCGTCCTACCAgggttactgcgcatgcgcgcatCAATATTGCGCTCTTTTTCTCATGCTGAACAacatttaatgtatctgcattactgtaagggtaggtttaagGTTAGGGTAGGTATACACACATACAATCTTATAGGTACAAAAAAATATGCAGCCTATcgttggtttcctgtagctgtatcccttctagctacaaccgcgaatataacacataattaatgtatttgcattactgtaggcctatatagcCTTAGATTTAAGGTTGTGGTAGGTGTACAcattaataaaccataactttacaggTAGCATTGTtcgttgtcgaattgtactacccactgttttaatTGGAGGTTGCTAAATCTGACAgggtaggacaaatcgacagaacaccggctcGACAAGTTACTTGGTGAGAACCGGCTCAAAGGAACGACTCGTTCAAGAACAAATCTACTATGCAGTGCGTTGTCGGAATCAGCTTGAGTGGAGTTTACCGCCTTTTTCTCCCCAGACTCAAAACATCTCGCTTTATTCAGCTCCGCAGCATGTCTCAGTCCAAACTCCCCGTCACTGTGATGGGCTCCATGGCGTTCGGTGGCCGCGCGGACGCGCACCTGAGCGCGCAGCTGGTGCAGATGTTCATAGAGCGCGGGCACAGTGAGCTTGACACCGCGTTCATGTACAATGATGGACAGGCGGAGACCATCATAGGGAACATGCAGCTTCCGAAAACAGGTAGAACTTTTCCCAAACTGTAAATAGTGACTATTTAAGAAATGTGAGGGTAAATCACATGCTATTGCACGTCACATGTTTATTTGTAAGTTCAATTAATATTCTGTGTATACATTAGCATACTTCCATACTGGTCGTACTATTTCTGCAATATGTACCTAATAGGCCTTTgcgtaaaatatacatttatagaaTGTGTACTTGGATGaccaattgtttttgtttttttaaggtattcattattatttaataagtcTTTATTTGAATCATTCATTATTGTTATGTtaagtattttatttgtaaatagtattttaatcaattatttatttaattactaatgtatgttatcataattttatataatgttgtttattatttaaatgtattgttatacatttttattattataataaaaaatggaaCAGCATGCAGATGCAAATTAGCTATATAGCTAAATCTGGCAACACTTGTGCATGGTCcctgttaaattaattaatatactaaactaaactaatattattattattatattttatttttaatgtattattattttaattcagagACGAATCATAGCCTATTAAATAGCATGTCAAGCAGTGACAAATAAGAATAAACATGCTGGagggaattaaaaataaaaagaaacaacaatGCAAATGAGGtacgtaataataataaattaaattatatttgtactCATGCCTGTGATTGTTACATGTTTTTTGCGTAATCACATCggggttatattattattaaaactaaaaccataaaaaaattataattaaataaataaatacataaataaataacgtctgctaaataaatgaataaaaatctaaatgtataGTCTAAATTttacagacattaaaaataaCTGTACAAATACTAAATCTTAAAACTTACTCCAATTCTGAAACATAAATTGAATATTGAAAAGTGCACTATTCAGATTTACTCTTATGAGATGGACGATtctgaataaattaaatgcaagATTTAATATCAGCTGGAATGCTAAATCGTAATTATTGGCTTATGATAATTAATTGCAATGATGTAATGACGTAATttgaaaactctgcatttgagTACCTTACAGTTTGACAACATGATCTCATATTGAGGGACtgcatttgatatttattttatataattttaataaaaattatgtcgACATAAACAAATGTCAAATATTGTAAGACTCATTTGGCCCTGTCTGGAAGTTTGCAGAGGCCCCCTGTTTAAGAATCACTGCACTACACCATTAAAATGAACTAATAAAGGTCAAAAGGTGATTACAAGCAGTGAAAACCTAATTGAAATGAACCGTTTTCCTATTCTGGCGAGCAAATCACGTTTTTTCGGTCTTCTACCGATTAATGGGTTATTTGTATTCTGCTGACATCTTCAGGTTACAAAGAGAATTGCACGTGTTTAAAAGCATGGTAAGTGATATTTGGAAAACCCACATCTCTATTTTGATGAGGCAAATGATGAACCATGAACTTTCAAATATCCACCTCCTTTTGCTGACCAATGCCTCGGCGTGGACCTCTGCTTTAAGCACAATTTCGACACTTTTGCAACAGCCCCTTAGTTTTTGTCCCTGGTTGTACTCTCTGCTGATGCAAAGTCAGATTCATTTCTGCAAACCGGTTCTTGTCGGATAGATTGAACCATTGAAACCGGCTCGAAAGCCGATAAATCGGTTCTTGACGTCAAGCAATAACATCTACAACTCAGTGCATGTATCAATGAAAATTTCAAATAAGTCATTTGTGTCAACACATATtgaaaaatcaaaaaataaagttatttatgtGAAAGCATATTACTAATTATTACCATATAATTCACTTAAGTTGTTTGTGGTCACAGTTTCATTTAGCGGATCCTTCATGTCAGATACGACTGACTGACAACTTAAGATTCCTAAAAGTTTCACATCTTAAGCACAAGTTACAGACATTGATGCACAAACGTGGATAGGTTGTACATGTCTACAGTATAAAGAATTAATAAACCACCAGTCCTTGATTTCGCTTAAGctactttaaatataatatgcatTCACAATAAACTATTGTTAAATTTATTTACATCACTCGACAGAAGTATTTTTGcaggttttaataaaatgtaaatgaataagcATATTTCTAGTACGCGCCTCAGGCTCGCAGGGTACTATATTGTCAACTCGCTCATCAGAATCTTCGGTAATCCTCGGCAAACTTCGACAGTATGAACCGGCTCAATCGGTTCTTTTTGAGTTGGACTCaagtagactgtaaaaaaataggTTGGACTATTTCGGCTGTGCGTCCTGCGTCATCAACCCGGAACTAAAGTTCGATTCAGCTCGATTTGTGAATTTACTTACTTGCTGAGAACAGTCTCAAAGGAACGATTCGTTCAAGAACAAATCTACTATGCAGTGCGTTGTTGGAACCAGCTTGAGTGCAGCTTACCGCCTTTTTCTCCCCAGACTCAAAACATCTCGCTTTTTTCAGCTCCGCAACATGTCTGAGTCCAAACTCCCCGTCACTGTGCTGGGCTGCAATGCGTTCGGTGGCCGCGCGGACGCGCACCTGAGCGGGCAGCTGGTGCAGATGTTCTTAGAGCGCGGCCACGGTGAGGTTGACACCGCGTTCATGTACAATGATGGACAGGCGGAGACCATCATAGGGAACATGCAGCTTCCGAAAACAGGTAGAACTTTTCCCAAAAAGGACTATgcgtaaaatgtacatttatggaTCGTGTACTTGGATgaccaatagtttttttttaaaggtgtttattattattttaataagtctttattttaatcattcattattgtttagtattttatttttatttgtaaatagtaTTTTAATCATTCAATTGTTTTTATCAtaatttaatattgtttattattttaatttattgttaaacatttttatatttataatgaaaaatgGAACTGCAGATACAAATTCGCTATATAGCTAACTCTAGCACAACAGTTGTGCATGGTCcctgttaaatatattaatttactaaactattattattattattttatttttaatctattattattttaattcagagACAAATCATATTAAATAGCATGTCAAGCAGTGACAAATAAGAATAAACATGATGGAGGGAAGAAAAAAGAATGCAAAATGAGGTACAcaataataaaagaaattatatttttactcATGCCTGTGATTGTTACATGTTTCTTGCGTAATCACatcagggttattatcattaaaactaaagccataaaaaatattaaattaactaaaaaataaaataaaaataacgtctgctaaatgaatgaataaacacataaatgtaaataaatttttcatttaaCTTGAAATGCTTaaacaactaaaactgaaattaaaattactAGAAAACTTTAtagacattaaaaataacaatacaaatacTACAACTTAAAACTTACTcaaattaaaatcttaaaataaaataaaaattataatcaaaataataataaagaattataataGTCTCtcaaatgatattaaaataacactaaatCTAAAGGGGCAGTGTATTTTTAATCATGCTGAATGCTTTCTTTTCATTTGTGTTTGTCAGTTCGAATTGCGACTAAAGCAAACCCCTGGGAGGGGAAAACTCTCAAACCAGAGAGTGTCCGGAATCAGCTGGAAACGTCCCTGAAGAGGCTGCGCACACAATGTGTGGACCTGTTTTACCTGCACGCACCAGACCACCAGAACCCCATTCAGGACACACTACAGGCCTGCAATGAGCTGCGTGAAGAGGTGACTCACACTACAGAGCTCTAGACTTTATTTCTCAGACGTGCACTTTGATAGATGCCTGACAATCAGGTAAGTATCTAAACAGACCGTCAGAATCATGCAACTTTGTTGGTGTTTAGGGCAAATTCAAAGAGCTGGGTTTATCAAACTATGCATCATGGGAAGTGACAGAAATCTACTGCATCTGCAAACACAACAACTGGGTGCTTCCTACTGTATATCAAGTAAGCAGATGGATGGTTGTCATTCCATATAAAATCACTagtataaaactattttaaaattagtCCATTTAAAATTGTTTGAGAATGAATGGAAGTTAATTTGAACAGCGTTGATGTTTTTTTCTGAAGGGCATGTATAATGCAACCACACGTCAAGTGGAGACTGAACTGCTGCCGTGTTTGAGATACTTTGGCATCCGTTTCTATGCATATAATCCCTTGGCAGGTAATGTGTTTAATATTTGCTTAAATGTAttgcaaaatataataaattggtTCCTAATGAATAATAGCCCTGAAGTTAGCCAGAAGAACATTGTTGACTAAACTGCTTTGTATGTTATGCATTGTTTCAATagtgttttttcttgtttgttaaccaatatggtttaatatttactctgaattaaaataaataaacaaaaaagaacaattatacactaaatataatattaatataattcatttaattaataagtgacaatttctcgaaattgagatttatacgtcATCtgaaaaagctgaataaataatctatccattgatgtatggttttgtTAGGTGGACAATATTTgggcgagatacaactatttgtaaatctggaatctaaagggtgcaaaaaaatctaaatattgagaaaatccccTTTGAAGTTGTTCAAATGTAGACTTAgtaatgtatattactaatcagaatttaacttttgatatatttatggtaggaaatgtactaaataccttcatggaacatgatctttacctaatatcctaatgatttgtgGATAAAAGAcagatttataattttgacccatacgtttgtttggctattgctataaatattaccccagcgacttaagactggttttgtgctccagggtcacaaatgatcACCTGAAATCATTAATTCTGCAATGGTCTCTTTAGTCTTTCTTGGGCTAATTTCTTAGCTagcattttatgtttttgcaCACTTTTTGTATAATTGGAAAACTTAATTGTATATGATGCACAGTAAATGTACACTGATTGATCACAAGTCAAATCATTTTCTTCACACTGCATGGTATAAATTTTCTCAAACTCTTGAATCTCACTCCTCTCACAGGTGGGCTTCTCACTGGGAAATATCACTATGAAGATAAAGACGGCGCTCAGCCTGCGGGCCGATTCTTCGGGAACAGTTTGGCTGGTGCTTACAGAGACAGGTGCATTCAATTCAGAATTCATGTGTGATATTTgcattactgattttttttattttagtcatgTGTGACCTCAGTCTCTAGATCTAGTTTGTTTTAACAAAAAAGCTTTGCTCTTGTTAAATGTGATCATGTTTCCGGGGCATGCATGTATTTCAGATACTGGAAGGAGAGTCATTTTAAAGCCATAGATGGCATTCAGAAGGCTCTGGAAGCAGCGTACGGCTCAGAGAAACCCACCCTGACATCAGCTGCTGTTCGCTGGATGTATCATCACTCTCATCTGAAGGTGTGAGCCGTGTTATTTTAGTCTCATTCATATACtcttatagtttttgttaatattttgaattagttttagttatagtaattttgacatatatatatacacatataagtgCATCAAGataaactgaaagaaaacaaccAATGTTGGCATGACAATAAATttttttcacccaaaaaaaaccaattctcaagttgttccaaacctgtttgagttcCATTGAaggatgttggtaaccaaacacttGACGGTAGCCATTCACTTCCATAGTCAAAGGCTAGTGTTAACTAAAATAGCTTCTactgtgttcagcagaaaaaaacttaaaacaggtttggaacaacttgagggtgagtaaatgatgacagaattttcatttctgggtgaactctcccttttTTAAGTCACGATAGAAATAAATGAGATATATGTGATGTGCTGATGTCTGTGGTTGCAGGGTGATCTGGGTGACAGGGTCATCATTGGGATGTCCAGCACAAAGCAACTGCGTGAGAACCTGACGGCAGGAGCAGAAGGTCCGCTCAAACAGGAAGTCGTGGACGCTTTCAAACACGCCTGGGATTTAGTGGCCCATGAATGTCCAAACTACTTTCGCTAGACGCTCCATTACAAtcagagaaaataataataatatgaagccTGATTTTTAATAACTACCATAGAGATCACTTTATCTTTCTATGTGAACAGTGATGAATTGACATGGAGCAGCCTTAAGCTTTCCTAACAAAGACGATGACAAAATTAAACGTCTTTCTGAGCTCACCGACACTTGATTTTTCAACTTGTTTAAAAgagaatgcaataaaaataatgtaatagtgGCATCTTGAGGAATCACTGTGTTTTGCTGTCTTTTTTCTAAAAACTTACTAAAATTACTTATATTTAACACTAAAAACCTTGTATTTTTGTTGAAAACTGTAGTTGAAATTAGACAGTGTGCAGATGACTGTAACGTGCAGCTCACTGAAAAACACTCAATAAAAGTTTCATGGGTTTATGTTGGATGAACAAAATTAATGTtcacaaaaaacataaataaataaagtccatTGTCTGTGTTCAGGTTTTATTCACTCCCTTCTCCATCCTCTGAGCCTTCATCGGTTTCCTCTTTCTTGGTCTCATCGCTGTCATCGTCCGTCAGCTTTTCAAAGTCCCCAGATTCAGAATTCCACATGCACATGACTGATATTCTGAATTCCGCCATTTCGATTGCAAAGAGTTTCTGAATTGAAAGGCCAGAACTTCATCATTTTAGAATAATGCAAGATTAAATGAATCCCTTAAAATCAAAACTAGTTCAATGACCTGAAaggatttttaaaatgcatttaatccaAATAAACACATGTGATGTCTGCTAGTGCACTGTGTTAAAGTAATACCCTTAAAAATGAGTTCTTACATTTTTTAAGTCTTTTTattagtctatttttttttaaagaagcaatATTGCTTAAGTtattatgacttaaaaaaaatactcattaagaaaatgatttttttgcagtgtattaaTGGCAAAAACTCACCAGAATTCGAGCCTGTTCAGGTGTGAGCGTGTCTCCCTCTTTACACACTTCAAAATCTTTTATCAATGTCACCACACCTGCAGATGGATTGATAATAGGTTAGTTAGTGCAAAATACT encodes the following:
- the LOC132119697 gene encoding aflatoxin B1 aldehyde reductase member 4-like isoform X2, which codes for MQCVVGISLSGVYRLFLPRLKTSRFIQLRSMSQSKLPVTVMGSMAFGGRADAHLSAQLVQMFIERGHSELDTAFMYNDGQAETIIGNMQLPKTVRIATKANPWEGKTLKPESVRNQLETSLKRLRTQCVDLFYLHAPDHQNPIQDTLQACNELREEGKFKELGLSNYASWEVTEIYCICKHNNWVLPTVYQGMYNATTRQVETELLPCLRYFGIRFYAYNPLAGGLLTGKYHYEDKDGAQPAGRFFGNSLAGAYRDRYWKESHFKAIDGIQKALEAAYGSEKPTLTSAAVRWMYHHSHLKGDLGDRVIIGMSSTKQLRENLTAGAEGPLKQEVVDAFKHAWDLVAHECPNYFR
- the LOC132119697 gene encoding aflatoxin B1 aldehyde reductase member 4-like isoform X1, which gives rise to MQCVVGTSLSAAYRLFLPRLKTSRFFQLRNMSESKLPVTVLGCNAFGGRADAHLSGQLVQMFLERGHGEVDTAFMYNDGQAETIIGNMQLPKTVRIATKANPWEGKTLKPESVRNQLETSLKRLRTQCVDLFYLHAPDHQNPIQDTLQACNELREEGKFKELGLSNYASWEVTEIYCICKHNNWVLPTVYQGMYNATTRQVETELLPCLRYFGIRFYAYNPLAGGLLTGKYHYEDKDGAQPAGRFFGNSLAGAYRDRYWKESHFKAIDGIQKALEAAYGSEKPTLTSAAVRWMYHHSHLKGDLGDRVIIGMSSTKQLRENLTAGAEGPLKQEVVDAFKHAWDLVAHECPNYFR